The genomic region CCGTGCAGCGCTGGCCGGCGTGGAAATAGGCGCTGTTGACGCCGATCTCGGCGGCGCGCTCCGGGTCGGCGTCGCCCAGCACGACCAGCGGGTTCTGGCCGCCCAGTTCGAGCTGGACGCGGATCATCCGCTCCGCGCAACGCACGGCGATGCGCCGCCCGGTGTTGACCGAGCCGGTGAAGGATACGGCGTCCACCGCGTCGACCACGGCGGCGCCGATGTTCGGGCCGGCGCCGATCACCAGATTGAACAGCGCGGCGGGCATGCCGTGGGCCTCCAGCGCCTCCGCGATGAGGCGGGTGACGGCGATGGAGATGCCCGGGGTCTTCTCCGACGGCTTCCAGATCACCGCGTTGCCGAAGGCCAGCGCCGGGGCGATCTTCCACATCGGCGTGGCGACCGGGAAATTCCATGGCGTGACGAGGCCGATGACGCCGACGGGCTCGCGCGTCACGTCGACCTCGACCCCCGGCCGCACCGAGCCCAGCGTCTCGCCGGGCGCGCGCAGCGCCTCGGCGGCGAAGAAGCGGGCGAGGTGGGCGGCGCGGGTGATCTCGCCCAGTGCGTCGGGGATGGTCTTGCCGCCCTCGGTCGCGGCGATGCGGGCCAGCTCGTCCTTGCGGTCGAACAGCGCGCGGGAGATGGCATCGAGCACCAGCGAGCGCTGCTCCACCGTGGCGGCGCGCCATTGCGGCTGGGCGGCGCGCGCCGCGGCGACGGCCTCCGCCACGTCGTCGGCGCCGGCGAGCGAGTAGGAGCCGGCCAGTTCGTCGAGGTTCGACGGGTTGACGATGTCGAGCCGCTCACGGCCCGGACGCCAGGAGCCGGCGATGAAATTGGTGATGCGATCGGAAGCGGGGGACATGTCGTTTTTTCTCCGGGGACGTTTTTTTGGTGGCGCTGGTCCTTGCCCCCACCCCGGCCCTCCCCCGCTGCGCAGGGGAGGGGGATTATCGCGAGGCGGCGGCAGTTCCCTCCCCTGCGTGAGCGGGGGAGGGTCAGGGTGGGGGCAAGTGCGCTCAGTCGGCGCGCGCCACCCGCTCCTTCAGGGCGGTCAGCGCCCACAATGTTTCGATGGTCGGCACCGGCACGCGGCGGCGGCGGGCCAGCTCCAGGACGGTGGTCACGATGGGGTCGATCTCCATGCTGCGCCCCGCCTCGAAATCCTGGAGCATCGACGGCTTGTGGCCGGGCACGCCGCTGCCCCGGCTCAGCCGCTCGTCGATGTCGTCGGGCAGGGCGACGCCCCAGGCATGGGCGACGTTCAGGCATTCGCGCATCAGCCGGCCCTGGACGGCGGCCATGCCGGGGGCCTGCTCCATGGCGCCCATGGTGGCGCCGGTCAGCACGCTGGTCGGGCCGACCGCCATGTTGAGCATCAGCTTGCTCCACAGCGGCACGCGGATGTCAGCGGGAAGGCGGGCGGTGGCGCCCGCCGCGTTGAAGGAGTCGGCCAGGGCCGCCAGCTTCTCCGCGTGGTCGCCGGGCCGGGGAGCGCCGAAGGCCAGCACGGGCAGGGCGGTGTGGGCGACGACGCCCGGCTCGACGATGCGGGCGGGCAGCACCTCCATCACGCAGGCGGCGACCCGCTCCGGCCCGATGGCCGACCAGATGGCGCCGCCGGGATCGACCACCTCCAGCGGCTCCGGCGCCACGCCGTCGCCGGCGCCGTACAGGTACCACCAGGGAATGCCGTTCTGCGCCGCCACAACCAGCGTGTCCGGCCCGCACAGCGCCGGGAAGGACGCGGCCAGGGCCGGCAGCCCGTGTCCCTTCACCGTGACGATCACCACGTCCTGCGGGCCGAGGTCGGCGGCGGAGTCGCTGGCCCGCGGCCGGCTGGTCAGCGTCCCCTTCGGCGTCTGCACGGTCAGCCCGCCCTCGCGGATCGCCGCGAGATGGGCGCCGCGGGCCAGCAGCGACAGCTCGTGCCGGCCCGTGGCGGCGAGGTACCCGGCCAGCGCGCCGCCCACGGCCCCGGCTCCTACGACGGCGATGCGCATGTCGCTCTCCCTCTCTCGGTCTCGATCACTTGAATTCCAGCGGCGGCAGGTCGTCGTTCAGGTCGCCGCCGAGGCCCTTGAACTGCTCTTCGATCTGCTTGTCGTCGAGCTTGGTGGCGGTCGACTTGTAGTGCATGACCATCTGCGGGAAGGCGATCACCAGGGCGACCATGACGAGCTGGATGACCACGAAGGGCACCGCGCCCCAGTAGATCTGGCTGGTCAGGACGGGGGCCGTCTCCTTCTTGGTGATGCGGTCGATGTAGGGCAGCTTGGGCGCCACCGAGCGCAGGAAGAACAGAGAGAAGCCGAAGGGCGGGTGCATGAAGCTGGTCTGCATGTTCACCGCCAGGATGACGCCGAACCATACCAGATCGATGCCCAGACGATCCGCCGCCGGGGCCAGCAGCGGGATGACGATGAAGGCCAGCTCGAAGAAGTCGAGGAAGAAGGCCAGCAGGAAGACCATCACGCTGACCGCGATCAGGAAACCCATCTGCCCGCCGGGCAGGGAGACCATCAGCTCTTCGACCCAGATGTGGCCGTTGACGCCGTAGAAGGTCAGCGAGAACACCCGCGCGCCGATCAGGATGAACAGCACGAAAGCCGCCAGCTTGGCCGTCGAGTAAGTGGCCTGCCGCACCATGTCGAAGTTCAGGCGCTTCTTCATGGCCGCCAGCGCCAGCGCGCCGACGGCGCCCATGGCGCCGCCCTCGGTCGGGGTGGCGAGGCCGATGAAGATGGTGCCCAGCACCAGGAAGATCAGCGCCAGCGGCGGCACCATGACGAAGGTCGCCTGCTCGGCCATGCGGGAGATCAGGCGCCGGCCGGTCGCCCGCTCCACCACCGCCACCGCCAAGGCGTAGAGCGCGCCCGCCGCGATGGAATCGCCGATCAGGGCCAGGGTGGTCCATTCGTTGACCGTCAGCCACGCCGCCGCCGCGGTCAGCGCCGCCGTGGCGACGGTCTGCAGAACGAGGCGCTGCGCGCCGAAGCCGCGGTTGAAGGCGGCCGCCAGGAAGGCGACCAGCACCGCCACCGAGAGCAGCAGCACGACGTAGTCGGCGCCGGACTTGACGTCGGTGCGGCCCATCACCCAGGTGGCGACCGCGCCCGAGAACAGGGCCAGCAGGCCGAGCTGCCAGACGCCGCGCGCGCCGTTCGGCTCGCGGTGGGCGATGGCCTCCGGCGGCAGGCCGGGGGCGGCCTTGGGCCAGATCATCGAGACGACGAAGACGTAGAGGGCGTAGAGGCCGGCCAGCAGCAGGCCGGGGATGAAGGCGGCCTCGTACATGTCGCCGACCGAGCGGCCGAGCTGGTCGGCCATGACGATCAGCACCAGCGACGGCGGGATGATCTGGGCCAGCGTGCCCGACGCCGCGATGACGCCCGACGCCAGACGGCGGTCGTAGCCGTAGCGCAGCATGATCGGCAGCGAGATCAGGCCCATCGAGATCACCGAGGCGGCCACCACGCCGGTCGTCGCGGCGAGCAGCGCGCCGACGAAGATCACCGCGTAGGCCAGACCGCCGCGGATCGAGCCGAACAGCTGACCGATGGTGTCGAGCAGGTCCTCGGCCATGCCGGACCGCTCCAGCACCAGACCCATGAAGGTGAAGAAGGGCACGGCCAGCAGCACGTCGTTGTTCATCGTGCCGTAGACGCGCTCGGGCAGCGCCTGGAACAGGTCGGGGCGGAACAGCCCGATCTCGATGCCGATCAGGCCGAACAGCAGCCCGTTGGCGGCCAGCGCGAAGGCCACCGGATAGCCGAGCAGCAGCATGCCGACCAGCGTGGCGAACATGATCGGCGCCATGTTGTGGCCGAACCAGCCGCGCCAGCCGTCCTGTTCGGCGAGCGCCGCGGCACCGGGCACCGGCAGCACGTAGAGCGCCACGGCGACCACCGCCAGCAGCACCAGGGAGATGACGGACAGCCGGACGGCGCGCGGCGAAGGGGAGGTAGAGGTCGTGCTCATCGCGCGGTCACCGGCTGGGAAGGGTGTCGGGGTGGGTGGTGCGCTCGCGTTCGGCCGCCAGCAGCCGTTCCGCCTCGGCCTCGGCCGCCGCCTGATGGCCGCCGGCCCGGTGGTTGTCGTCCTCCAGATGGCCGGACATGATCGCGGCGCGCTTGGCCAGCTCGGACAGGCCCTGGATGAACAGCACGGTGAAGCCCAGCGGAATCAGCATTTTCGCCGGCCATTGCGGCAGGCCGCCGGCGTTCATCGACTGCTCCTCGATGGCGTAGGAGGCGATGGCGAAGGGCCAGGAGGTGACCAGCATCACGAAGCTGAAGGGCAGCAGGAAGGTCAGATGGCCGAACAGGTCGATGGTGTCGCGGGCGCGCTTGCCGAGCTGCGCGTTCACGATGTCGATGCGGATGTGCTCGTCCTCCTTCAGCGTCCAGGGGGAGCAGAGCAGGAACACCGCGGCGAACAGCACCCATTGCAGTTCGAGCCACGAATTCGAGCTGATGTCGAACATCTTGCGGACGACCGCGTTGACGGCCGACACCAGGATCGCCAGCACGATCAGCCAGGATATCGCCTTGCCCAGCCGCGCGGTGACCGCGTCGACCAGCCGGCAGGCCCCGACCAGGGCCGTCATGAAAGAGGAAGCGTTGGGGCTCGGCATGGTGGGCAGGCCCTCCCGAAAAAGCCGGTCGCGCGGAACGCGACGATGCCACGGCCGGGGAGCGGCGGCCCCGCTCCCCGGTCATGGTTGAGGACGTGCCGGCTCAGCGCCGGGCGAGGCGGAGGACGGCGCTGTCGTAGGCGTATTCCGACGCCTGGTTCCACAGGTTCGAGTCCGTCTGGAAGCGGCGGTAGCTCTCGTAGAACTTCTTGAAGGTCGGGTTCTTGTCCGACAGCTCGTCGTAAAGCTCCATGGCCGCCTTGTGGCTGGCCTGCAGCACGTCCTGGGGGAAGGCGCGCAGCTTGGCGCCCTTCTCCACCACGCGCTTCAGCGCCGCCGGGTTCAGCACGTCGTAGCGCGCCACGCTGTCGAC from Azospirillum baldaniorum harbors:
- a CDS encoding aldehyde dehydrogenase family protein, yielding MSPASDRITNFIAGSWRPGRERLDIVNPSNLDELAGSYSLAGADDVAEAVAAARAAQPQWRAATVEQRSLVLDAISRALFDRKDELARIAATEGGKTIPDALGEITRAAHLARFFAAEALRAPGETLGSVRPGVEVDVTREPVGVIGLVTPWNFPVATPMWKIAPALAFGNAVIWKPSEKTPGISIAVTRLIAEALEAHGMPAALFNLVIGAGPNIGAAVVDAVDAVSFTGSVNTGRRIAVRCAERMIRVQLELGGQNPLVVLGDADPERAAEIGVNSAYFHAGQRCTATGRFIVEDSIHDAFVAAMTERMAALRVGHALLPETQIGPVIDEFQLTKNLHYIDTGLKEGAQLASGGGRLDRPTRGWFLAPTLFTETSNAMTINREEVFGPVASVIRVKDYEEALHVANDTDYGLSSGIITNSMKHARHFQANIQAGMTMLNLPTAGVDYHVPFGGRKMSSYGPREQGRSAIEFYTIIKTAYRAL
- a CDS encoding TRAP transporter large permease, coding for MAPIMFATLVGMLLLGYPVAFALAANGLLFGLIGIEIGLFRPDLFQALPERVYGTMNNDVLLAVPFFTFMGLVLERSGMAEDLLDTIGQLFGSIRGGLAYAVIFVGALLAATTGVVAASVISMGLISLPIMLRYGYDRRLASGVIAASGTLAQIIPPSLVLIVMADQLGRSVGDMYEAAFIPGLLLAGLYALYVFVVSMIWPKAAPGLPPEAIAHREPNGARGVWQLGLLALFSGAVATWVMGRTDVKSGADYVVLLLSVAVLVAFLAAAFNRGFGAQRLVLQTVATAALTAAAAWLTVNEWTTLALIGDSIAAGALYALAVAVVERATGRRLISRMAEQATFVMVPPLALIFLVLGTIFIGLATPTEGGAMGAVGALALAAMKKRLNFDMVRQATYSTAKLAAFVLFILIGARVFSLTFYGVNGHIWVEELMVSLPGGQMGFLIAVSVMVFLLAFFLDFFELAFIVIPLLAPAADRLGIDLVWFGVILAVNMQTSFMHPPFGFSLFFLRSVAPKLPYIDRITKKETAPVLTSQIYWGAVPFVVIQLVMVALVIAFPQMVMHYKSTATKLDDKQIEEQFKGLGGDLNDDLPPLEFK
- a CDS encoding ketopantoate reductase family protein produces the protein MRIAVVGAGAVGGALAGYLAATGRHELSLLARGAHLAAIREGGLTVQTPKGTLTSRPRASDSAADLGPQDVVIVTVKGHGLPALAASFPALCGPDTLVVAAQNGIPWWYLYGAGDGVAPEPLEVVDPGGAIWSAIGPERVAACVMEVLPARIVEPGVVAHTALPVLAFGAPRPGDHAEKLAALADSFNAAGATARLPADIRVPLWSKLMLNMAVGPTSVLTGATMGAMEQAPGMAAVQGRLMRECLNVAHAWGVALPDDIDERLSRGSGVPGHKPSMLQDFEAGRSMEIDPIVTTVLELARRRRVPVPTIETLWALTALKERVARAD
- a CDS encoding TRAP transporter small permease subunit, with the protein product MTALVGACRLVDAVTARLGKAISWLIVLAILVSAVNAVVRKMFDISSNSWLELQWVLFAAVFLLCSPWTLKEDEHIRIDIVNAQLGKRARDTIDLFGHLTFLLPFSFVMLVTSWPFAIASYAIEEQSMNAGGLPQWPAKMLIPLGFTVLFIQGLSELAKRAAIMSGHLEDDNHRAGGHQAAAEAEAERLLAAERERTTHPDTLPSR